The Klebsiella sp. RIT-PI-d genomic sequence GGCGTAGATCCGCCCACGAGACGGTTCACCGAGCGCCGGGCGTGCGCCATCGTCCAGCGAGACGGTGGCAATTTCCAGACGGGTTTTGCCCTGCAGGTTCTCAATGCCAACAACTTTACCACCGAAGCGCGCTTCCTGGCCGATATACAGTTGTGGCGCATTCATTACCCGGACCAAATCCTGCTGCGGCGTGGGGCTGGAGCCTTTAATCGCATCAGGAATGGTGACGCACCCGCTAAGCGCCAGGGTCACTGCACCCGCGGCTATCCAGCGTAAAATCTGTTTTTGAACCGCCATAATACATCCTCTTTACTGAGTCTTTGTGTACTCAGATTCATTCCCGGCCAGGAAGTTTCTTCCACGCGACTTCATTACGTAAATATATTGGTTCAGCCGCCTCAACCGTCACGGTCTGCTGACGCGCCAGCAGTTGACAGGCCAGCGGAAGCATATCTTCAGCTGCTGGAAGGAGAATGTCACCGTCGGTAACGACAAGATCGCTGCCCTGCGCTAAATCAGGCCAGGCAGGCCAGCCGGTACCGACCGTGGCCCACTCTCCGTGCAGATTTTTTAACCGTGCGCTGACAGCCTCAGGTTTAAGCACTGCTTCGGTCGCCTCTCCATGCCAGACGCCGTTGTCATCACGCTGGTATTCGGCCCAGTAAACCTCGCCCATTCGGGCATCTATGGCG encodes the following:
- a CDS encoding Slp family lipoprotein, encoding MAVQKQILRWIAAGAVTLALSGCVTIPDAIKGSSPTPQQDLVRVMNAPQLYIGQEARFGGKVVGIENLQGKTRLEIATVSLDDGARPALGEPSRGRIYADVSGFLDPVDFRNQLVTVVGPITGTTEGKVGNTPYTFMVMQVNGYKRWRVMQQVMLPPQPIDPWFWGAGPHPWGYGYGGWYNPGPAQVQSVVTE
- the tsaB gene encoding tRNA (adenosine(37)-N6)-threonylcarbamoyltransferase complex dimerization subunit type 1 TsaB, translating into MRILAIDTATEACSVALWNDGKIGAHFELCPREHTQRILPLVQQQLSEGGVTLAELDALAFGRGPGSFTGVRIGIGIAQGLALGAGLPMIGVSTLMTMAQGAWRKTGATRVLAAIDARMGEVYWAEYQRDDNGVWHGEATEAVLKPEAVSARLKNLHGEWATVGTGWPAWPDLAQGSDLVVTDGDILLPAAEDMLPLACQLLARQQTVTVEAAEPIYLRNEVAWKKLPGRE